The Cololabis saira isolate AMF1-May2022 chromosome 23, fColSai1.1, whole genome shotgun sequence genomic sequence taacaaataaactaataatataaaaataaggtTGTACAGGGGCTGACTCTGGCTGGGCTTCAAtacacaatcaatcaatcattcctTAACTTACAAAGTAGTTACCGAAATGACATAAGAAGGAGAGCACTGACTGCCTTTGacataccttttctttcttgtcTGGCTATCATTCATAggagaaaatggagaaaaagcaACATCAGATAGGAGATACGGAACACAATAAGAGCTCTTAAACGCTCATTTAAAAGGTAACCATGGTAGCTGTAGGACTTATTAGTTATctaatgtgtttttcttctttactTTTAACGGTTATATATAACGTCAGTATTAAAGTAAACCGtttaagtttttaaaaataaCCAGTTTTGTGACATttgttataaaaaaataaagaaataaacgtACCATAGTGTTCAGGCTGTGTGGACTCAACCGTGGATGGAATCTCAACCCAACGCGAATGCGTAACCATAGAAACGTATGCGCATGCGtacttctttattttatttgcgaCACATTGCACTGCTATACGGCATAAAGTGTACTACGCTGAGCTAAGGTCGATGAGAAAGCGAGTCTATCTTCACTGTCATACAACTTGAGAAATACATATGCAAGTATAATTTTACTGCTTAATCCCAACATTTTTAGAGTTTGAAATGGATATTATGATGAATTTCTAATTTTCAACATATCCTGGCCAAAACCATTGTCTTACACTCGTGTGTGCTTTCACTGCCCCTTCACTTCCACAGAGGGGAACTTCGTTTCTAACATGGCCAACCCTTTAAGAGGTGAGGTTATCAAGCTCTACAAAAATGTGAGTTTCCACTCGGACAGTGTGATTTGatcccggtgttctgccaatctttgctacctgccgaggaattctactttgtggttctgcgcatgcgcacagtcgattttcaaagcttgattggcacgtccatcatttcttgcacgatgtaaaagtgataatatgggatgtcgagtatttgatccttcaaaatacactacccatgacatgaattgcattacactttgtgaacattatacgataaagagagaaaaaaacaacaattctatcgctttatttgatattcattcagtcattggcctttatttaaccaggcagttctttttttttaatttaacatttgcaaaaagtacAATGATTACATATCTTAATAtatcttcacattatgcaatgtCAAGTttaattataacatataaaagagtataaatcaaataaaatacaaaacaaaaagcacaacacattataaccagccaggggggatgtCCAgccaggtcattaagaacacgttcttatttacaatgatggcctggcaagcgacaaggaccacttgggggggaaaggaagtgggtttagtgcaggggtcaccaatcctggtcctggagggccggtgtccctgcaggttttacatgtttccctgcttcattgcaccatgatacaagtgactgtgtcgttaacagaattgtgcagccctggatgacaagctgatgacgatgattaattcgaatcaggtgtgttaaagcagagaaacatctaaaacatgcaggacaccggccctcaaggaccaggattggtgacccctggtttagggagtaaaacacagtaaaattgtagctctacagaggtagaaaaccattagggagcattttttggcaaagcagcagaaattggcagaacaccggggcTGGGTGTTTGGTGTGACCCTCTCCTCGtgtcctgcagctgctgtaCCTGGGACGGGAGTACCCGCAGGGAGCCGCGTACTTCCGAGGCCGCCTCAAGTCCGCCTTCATGAAGAACAGAGACGTGACGGACCCGGAGAAAGTCAAGCAGCTGCTGGCCAGAGGAGACTTCGTCATCAAGGAGCTGGAGGCGCTCTACTTCTTACGAAAATATAGGGCCATGAAGAAGAGGTATTATGAGCCcgaaaagtaaaaacacacacagacacaaggaAAACAGTGGAGCGAAGTGTTATCATCAACGTGGAAATAATATTTGATTCATCAAATGAGACTTTCATGTGGATCTATTCACCCTGTTACCAACTACAGAAAACCTAACTTTTTTCAAATACGGTTTGCTTCCTGCCATCATTTCCTCCcccaaaaaagagccataagaccTGCTTTGAATCTTTGGTTCAAAGATTTTTATTCAAGTGCCAATAAACCTTTTGTCAGGTAATTTATTTAGTCTATTTTGTTATGCTCAGATGGTGATTGTTAGGATATGTACAGCTGCCTGGTCAGTATTATACTGGAAGGTGATGTTGAAACTGACTGAATGATGTCCAGTAAAACATGTATTTCAGTGTATATATTTGTAAATACATGGTCAAATAACTTGAAAGGCAACTGTACATGACTGTGTTTCAATGTACTactggacaaaaataaatacggtATGTACATGTTTTAATAAtgaacagtttttttgtttttctaaattgtgaCATCCCGTAATGTACAAACATTACTGGTCTGTCCAAAAGCCTGACACCCCCCTCCCTTCCCTGGAATACCCCCCTTGGCTTATCAAAttcttctgtaaaaaaaaaaaggttgttgaAGGGAGTCACTACATACAAATCTTGTAGAGCACGTTAACTTCTTTGAACTACAGAAGCTAAATAACCAACGTCCTTGCCAGTTGCCACATAACGTGacaagaaaaacatatttaccATGTGGACTTGACTGTTTTTCTGCCTTAATTTACCATAAAATGGGAAAATAAAAGTTGATTTGTTTGAAAGGAATACTCAGGACGGTGTATGGCTCTAAAGGAACACATCAACATCTAACAACTTCCCAATAGCGAAGTATTGTAGAGGGAACACCGTGATGTGTTCGGTTCACTGCCCCACACACCGTCTGGACGCCAAAATGTGTTCTCCAGCTGAAGCCTGGTGGAAGTTAGTGAGATACAGCAGGGGAGTGACACTAGCATCCAAGTAAGTTTTCCAGAGAATGGCTTCATAAATAGAAAACCCACCTTTTAGGCTCAGTCAGAGCCCAGACCTTAATAACCCCACAGAGATGCTGTGACATGACCTCTCACAGATACCAAAGCAGGTTTGACCCAACCATTAAGGTCCACTAATGTTCTACTCCAACGCTGTGGATGTGATGGTTGTGTTCAGTAAAGTCAGGTGGAATTACAAACGTTCGTGTTATCAGCTTGATCACAGTGTGTTTGTCTATAATTGTGACTGAGGTGTAAATCACATCATGTTTCATGGCAAACTAATGCAAAAAAGCTTTGTTTCAAAAGTTCACACATGTTTCTGTGCCACTTTAAGGTAACAGTTCTCAACTAACAAAAGACAGGAAAAGTGCAGCAAAGGTTAACAATTTACAGAGTCACAGCATCGTCACATTTCTTCATTGACAGAAAAAGAACAgtcttttacaaaaaaaagcttttcattGCACAAAATTACTGAAGAAAACAGTTTTTAGTACACATAATGGCACAGTACTGATTTTAGTGAAGTCCATTTAGGCATCGTTGAAAGCAGGATTGGTGTTGCCAAACTTTCTCTCTTTATTCTTCATCTCAAGGGTCCAACTCCGTCTCTTGACCTAAACAAAGAACACAAATCAGGAACTTCCAGGTTTGTTGCATCATGTAACAGTCGTTTACTCCAGTGGTACTCACTCTGCCTTTGAATGACTTGATTAAGTGATAAAAAGTTGTGTCTTCTTTCATTAACATAAGCTTCGGATCCACTTTCAGCTTACAACCTCCTTAAATGTACGATACAACACAAGAGGAAGATAAAAAAGCTCATTAGAAAGCAGTAGGAGATCATGACATGATGTTCAAAGCACTGACTTGAGGAAAACTTGCCTGTTAATACGCTGACTATCAGCCCCACGATAATAGCTGTCACAGTTCCAAGTGGACTGAAGTAAAGGTAGGACAGAGAGTACCAGTCCTCCAGTACGGGTCTGGTGATGGGATCAAATGGTACATGAACACAAGGAGTCAGGATTTACCCATATTGAACAAACTGTTTTTCTTTATCAGTCTTCTGGTAGTACTTTTAGAACAATACGTAACTTGATACGCACCGCAGCTATTGCAAATATTATGCTGACGTATTATTCAGACGTAATTTCCATTATTGTCTGAAAAACTGAAGGCCAACAGTCTGTAATTATCCCTTAGACACTTACTGCCCCCAGATGTGGTCCGGGGCTGTCGTGGGGGAGCTCTGCTGTGTTGGGAGAGCAGTGGAGCTCCAGTTGAAGCCGCTCGTTGTTGTGAAGTTACAGCCGTCAGTGCTCAGCGGCAGAGGCCGGGTCATCTCAGGGGGAGGGGGGTAAATATGGGATCCGATGCTCACCCACAGTGACACAACCAGACCCGACAACAGACCTGACAACCCTCCCTGGGAGACATTTGTGACACGTTAAAGCTCCAAGCCAACGACACAATGGTGTGATTTCTAAGCATATGAGGGCCGATAGAGGAGCCCTACTCTAGAGAAAGATTCACTTACAATATCAATATTATTTTGCACATTGACCTGGCTGACTTAAAAATACTTACTTTAGAGTTGGCAAATGGACACAGGATTCCCAATGTGAACAAGCCGAGTAAAGGACCGCCTATGACCCCAAAAATGCTGATGGCTGCCTGAAAACGGGAAAGCACAGCTCTTCATCTGAAGTTAGAATTTGCATAGTAAACCATATACAAATGATTATGATGAACCAGTATAAACATGCTCTAAAATGGTTCTCAGTGACCTTTATTATCAGACCTATTCTACCTGCAAGATGCCCCCCATGAATGAAGCCACTCCAGCCATGCCAATGCATAAAACTCCATATAAAAAACctgcaaaaaaaagagagaaaaaggccACTTTTGTCCTGATTTTCTATCTTACAGCTCTAATTTTTAACAGACTGAGTGTGCATGGCTACGATCCACTCACTCATTGCTTTCGAGATCCAGGACAGCTGTTTCTCTGATAAGTTGGTATGTGGTCTAATGAGGTCTTCCACCGTCACTGCAGCCAGAGCGTTGATGCTGGAAGACACTGTGCTGGGGTTTCATTGGCCCCCAAAACAAGTCCAGAAAGGCATATTCAGTCAAAAAAAGCTGTCACTCAGATACCTTGCAAATACAGATAGCAGTCCCTCCACCAGACTAATAATCCCAGTAATAATGTTCGTGTTAAACAATAACCTTAAGGATCCACTATATGCTGCTGCAACAAACAGTCCAGGAAGGCCAGGATAGTCTCTCAAGATGTCCATCACCAGATACGGCATCAGCTGCAGACAAAAGTTACACCAGTTGGTTTGGACTCTCGTGACATTCCTTAACAAGTAAAATTTGCGCATGTACCAAATCATGCATTTAttgttggaaaaaataaaacattggtTAGGTTTGTAGAAccctttaaattaaaaacataaaaaaaaaaagaaaggaaagccCACCTGGTCAGGAGCAGAGATAAATCCAGTGGTCCATGGGTCGCAGGTTTTGTAGACTGAGTAGAGGCACATTCCCGCGAACACTGAACACACCAAGATGAACCACAGACCCAACAAGTTGATGTACAAGGAGCTGGCAAAAAGAACGGAGGAAACAACGAATGGGGAGTTAAAATATACATCAGGTGTGAGTTACTTCATCACAAGTGCCCTGACTTACAGTCTGGCGTGAGTGATGCTCTTGCAGGAGATGTATCTCTGAACCTGCGCCTGGTTGATCCCATAGATGCTGGTCCAAATAAAAGTCCCTCCAATTGTTAAAGTCCAGAAAGTGTTCCTCCTCAGAGGGTTTGCATCAAAGctgatggaaaagaaaaaggaagaaagaaacttTCTCATCAattatctgtcatctgtcagGTTGGCTAATTGATTTCAGAGGCTCTGTATCCTCTTATCCATATAAGTTCAGTTCAAAATATTTAATTGACGCAGTAGCATAAGGGCGTCTTAAAGCAAcacaacggaactttcagcttttgagtttggcggcatcttttggacaaaagtggtagtgttttaccagaaagaacactacatttcccatgagcaccagcgcgtactgccggaaagatcctgtcccgtcgcgtgcatttgttttgagcgaatgaagacgggacggacttttctgtttcaccaagtgaacagacggaacgcaaaaaaaaagatgttaaactgaaaggaactggaatttaccgggataccttaaacaaggaagccagggagcggtatatggagaaaagaattattattaacggtttgcatcaatatgaaatccctactaaagaatggagctcctcgtcggagctccactctttagaaaggatttactgctgcagttctgcagaaccaccgtctccggctaccttgtttaggagtgtttggcagctgctttggtaaatgtttgactcgccatgtttttcaataaatttgtataatagtacaacatacagtacatgttttgtatccctcttacttctcttttctttttttttgactgctatattatgctgaagaggctccgaggcgtgagcaatatttttgttttcctcgtgagattatttttttcctctgcagctacaaataagagttcatattttttcctcaacaaactagttttatctgaagattggggttaatcgcaccgcagagagctggcaactgcgtttagctggagaagtggggaataacaaccgtgttttgatccgacctggtctgtgtgagtgtttgtggtactgtgtggaaggtttggtcgttacagccgcgatccaaccgagccgacgactcttttactcttttactttgttatcagatacttggccggcctccgtggttctgcctccaagcaggaaagcggtgaaaagttaaaccattagcgatcttttccccacgtctgttgtgtgtggagctgctgcagctacaacacagtaacgggttaccagcttctgctgagctctcgctccaagccccgcccattttcgtctcgactacgaatcgggaaggaaggggaagtgacgtatgccgtaaagcagtcaaagacgtaaaaatgtgtagttttttagtgtggcagggttcctaccatgctcctcaaagttacatagtgccagtgaaggcgatacagaccccctcagaccatgacagaggttcattaaacctgttggaagttgatgtaccatcacaatgactctggaaatatgatattaaggtggaaaagttacattgtgccgCTTTAACAACATCAAACAATGTTTATGAAACAGTCAAATTTGTTGTTAAGATCAAATGAAATctaagaaaaaataagtaaagacAGTCTGACGAGGAGTTACAGGGACAAGTAGCAGCCACGTTCTGCTGATCGAAATGCTCTTGTTAAATTGATGATCAGCCAGTGTGAGGGTCTGGACCACACAGCTGTGTGTTAACACTGTCCCAAAGAGGAAAGATATCAGCAATGACCTTAGCAAAACATTTGTGGCTGCTTATAAATCCTCAGAAACCCATGAGTCTCGTACACTATAAACAACGTGTCAGCTCACCTGGCTGGGCAGGTGTCCCATGTATGGAGGCTAAAGTCCTCATGCAACTAGCCCAGGTTCTAGCCCAGGTTCTAGTTCTGAGCAGTGACTGTTTGCAGCATGTCTCACTACTATCAGTAAAGGCTAGTGGAGAAACGAAAATGTGGAAGCATTGCCTAAATGTCCAAAGTTACTTCTGAAAAACACCCTGCAGGAGTTCTTGACCAATTTCTATAAAACAGACAAAGAGTAAATATTTTACCATAACATGACCACTATGTCTGATGAAAGCCTCAAACCAGCTTGAATTTCAGCCACAGGACATCGGTGCCTTACAGTCAACTCTGTATACCAGATTATTCTAGTTTCAAATGTGAGGACATCCGTCTGACAGCTAAAGCTTGGCTCAAAATATTTCATGCAACTGAACGATGATTACAAACACCTGAAAATTTACAATAGAAAGGATGTATCAGGAAAAGTATAGCAGAGTTCAGAACTCAATCTGACTGAAATGCTTTCGCAGGACTTCGAGAAAGCTGCACATAAAGACTGTCCATAAAACTAAGAAGCTGAATCGACTTTAGAAAAGAGATGTTTTGAGTCGGCTAAAATTTCTACATGACGTTGGGAAAAACTGATGACTTGGATCAGGCTTGAATCAAAGATCTTGATTCCTTGAGACGGTGAAATTAAATGAGGGAAGAGAAGATAAAATCCAGATCAAATTTGTGCTCAAATGTCACATAATAAAGGTGTGACACCTCGTGACCATTATTTGATTATGTCTCAGCCGTAATATACCTGTACATGATAGCTGACATAACAGAATTTGCTGCCACTAGGTCAGGCTCCTTAATTAAGTCATTCAACGTAGTGCTCTCTTTCATACTCACTCCCAATAGTTGAGTCTTCCTCCATCTTGTGAGTCTGAAATGATGGCGCTGAATCCGCCTTGTACGACCACAGCGCGGACAATGACAGCCAGGAAACCTGCAACCATGACACCAAGCTGGGGGCGGGGGGAATCCATAAATATAGGCTCCTTATTGAAGCTGCTCTGCTCTTTATTGTTAAAGTTTGACTCATGCATGGACTTTTCAGGGTTTGTTCTTCTCTTTTTGAATAAGAGATTGGTTCTTTGTTGTGGTGTCCAACAGTTTCTCATATACAGTATGAGACGTTGAGAGAAGCTTGCAAGTTTTGCACCAACCTCACTTAGTGGTATTTCTAATTTAGGCACCTACCTGAATCACATCTGTCCACACCACCGCCTTCAGACCGCCCTGCAACAACGTAAACCACAATCAGATGTGTGTTTCTGACGAAAAACACTTATCTCTATCTATTGATCTAAATGTCACGTTGCACACATCACGTCTTGTCCATACCATTGTGCAGTAAAAGGTACAGACCACTCCTGTGGAAATGATGGCCCCCCACAGATCCATGCCCGTCACTGCAGAGAGGGGGAGGGTCCAAACTGTGGTCAGTCAACTGAAACCAAGCAGCTCTAAGTGTCCTGATGTGGGACTGATTCATGAATGTGACCACTGAGGACTGACACTGCTTTACCTTGGTTTAGAGCCAGCGCTGGAGCATAGATGACGATTCCAGTGTAGAGGATCTGGGTAGAAATAACAGGAATGTTTAAACAGGTGATGGATTTGAGGTTTTGTCTGGGTAATTATGTGTTGACTGGCCTCTTACTCACTGTCTGAACAATGAAGAATGCGGTTCCCAGCAGACGGGTCGCTCTGTTGAAACGCAGCTCCAGGTACTTGATACAGACGTGGCACAGGTATAATAAATCATTATGAGTCTGTATGTTTCTGGCTTCATAATTCCAGTAGTTACATTATCTCATCATCATGCTAAGAGCACACTACAGAAGTACTGTTGTTAACAGTAGTTTATGTTTTTCATGTTAAAGtatcagtttcaatttcatttaattatgttcata encodes the following:
- the lyrm5a gene encoding LYR motif-containing protein 5A, giving the protein MANPLRGEVIKLYKNLLYLGREYPQGAAYFRGRLKSAFMKNRDVTDPEKVKQLLARGDFVIKELEALYFLRKYRAMKKRYYEPEK
- the slc5a8 gene encoding LOW QUALITY PROTEIN: sodium-coupled monocarboxylate transporter 1 (The sequence of the model RefSeq protein was modified relative to this genomic sequence to represent the inferred CDS: substituted 2 bases at 2 genomic stop codons); the encoded protein is MSRDSLLVGSFVVADYVVFAAMLMVSAAVGIYYAWTDRRLRSSGEFLTGGRRMTALPVSLSLTASFMSAITVLSNPAEVYRYGAIIVFYAIAYLMTMLVTSEVFLPVFYKLAITSTYEYLELRFNRATRLLGTAFFIVQTILYTGIVIYAPALALNQVTGMDLWGAIISTGVVCTFYCTMGGLKAVVWTDVIQLGVMVAGFLAVIVRAVVVQGGFSAIISDSQDGGRLNYWDFDANPLRRNTFWTLTIGGTFIWTSIYGINQAQVQRYISCKSITHARLSLYINLLGLWFILVCSVFAGMCLYSVYKTCDPWTTGFISAPDQLMPYLVMDILRDYPGLPGLFVAAAYSGSLSTVSSSINALAAVTVEDLIRPHTNLSEKQLSWISKAMSFLYGVLCIGMAGVASFMGGILQAAISIFGVIGGPLLGLFTLGILCPFANSKGGLSGLLSGLVVSLWVSIGSHIYPPPPEMTRPLPLSTDGCNFTTTSGFNWSSTALPTQQSSPTTAPDHIWGQXVPVLEDWYSLSYLYFSPLGTVTAIIVGLIVSVLTGGCKLKVDPKLMLMKEDTTFYHLIKSFKGRVKRRSWTLEMKNKERKFGNTNPAFNDAXMDFTKIIENCYLKVAQKHV